Proteins from a single region of Starkeya sp. ORNL1:
- a CDS encoding tetratricopeptide repeat protein, with translation MMRVLAIAACVLAGAVALAGGDRGGRLLLHWGMPSLAASVLHDQAWRGIALYQAGRHDEALSALRATRSPEAAYNLGNVLAHTGDFKLAVKAYDLALRRDPDDGDARANRALVLALMSPHAPAVKGKAASVASATATKESASENTAGDAAGLQSSQGDGMAGTRESGASADKAGSSRVDRRGDAEAGISEQGVSSSKGAASDSAGRAGRGGGQTSLAKSDGPSPREAAPPPTMETAQATLQWLASLPDDPVRFLRARIAAEHQRRIEAATAAPPGASPW, from the coding sequence ATGATGCGCGTGCTCGCGATCGCGGCGTGCGTGCTCGCGGGCGCGGTCGCGCTGGCCGGCGGCGATCGTGGCGGCCGGCTGCTGCTGCATTGGGGCATGCCGTCTCTGGCTGCGTCGGTGCTGCACGATCAGGCGTGGCGCGGCATCGCGCTCTATCAGGCCGGCCGGCATGATGAGGCGCTTTCCGCCCTGCGCGCGACCCGCAGTCCGGAGGCGGCTTACAATCTCGGCAACGTGCTGGCCCATACCGGCGATTTCAAGCTCGCGGTCAAGGCTTACGACCTGGCGCTGCGGCGCGATCCGGATGATGGCGATGCGCGGGCCAATCGCGCGCTGGTACTGGCGCTCATGAGCCCGCACGCGCCAGCCGTGAAGGGCAAGGCTGCCAGCGTCGCCAGCGCCACCGCGACCAAGGAGAGCGCCAGCGAGAACACTGCGGGCGACGCCGCCGGCCTGCAATCCTCCCAGGGCGACGGCATGGCCGGCACGCGGGAATCCGGGGCCAGTGCCGACAAGGCCGGCTCCAGCCGGGTCGACCGACGCGGCGACGCCGAGGCCGGCATCAGCGAGCAGGGCGTTAGCTCGTCGAAGGGCGCCGCTTCGGACAGTGCCGGACGGGCCGGCCGCGGCGGCGGCCAGACCAGCCTCGCTAAGTCGGATGGACCGAGCCCGCGCGAGGCAGCGCCGCCGCCGACCATGGAGACGGCACAGGCGACGCTGCAATGGCTCGCCTCGCTGCCGGACGATCCGGTGCGCTTCCTGCGCGCCCGCATCGCCGCCGAACACCAGCGGCGCATCGAGGCCGCAACCGCGGCACCGCCGGGAGCCTCGCCATGGTGA
- a CDS encoding VWA domain-containing protein produces the protein MSGVDITLLRPFWLAAPPLVALIAIAWRARGSLGDWRRAVDPHLLAALERRGAVVAAKSAGLSLWLLAAGIIGAALAGPAVERRTAETFRNLDGLAILIDTSRSITDGGGSGDARLAAMQALEAAGSRQAMLVLYAGDAYAAAAFTGDRQVLRPLIMGETAGVVPDAGSNPTRALALARRSFAQARMLGGDIVMVTDGGGIVEATLAQAAALRGEGRHVHVIYAPAPHPSDSAPLPDLNAAADLARAGGGRLATGSDASAVAEAIRESPARRTGQADYIALAWTDYGRYALILAMPALLLLFRRRA, from the coding sequence ATGAGCGGCGTCGACATCACGCTGCTGCGCCCGTTCTGGCTGGCCGCGCCGCCGCTCGTCGCGCTGATTGCCATCGCCTGGCGGGCGCGCGGATCGCTGGGTGACTGGCGTCGCGCCGTGGACCCGCATCTGCTGGCGGCACTGGAACGGCGCGGCGCGGTGGTCGCCGCCAAGTCCGCCGGCCTCTCGCTCTGGCTGCTCGCCGCCGGCATCATCGGCGCCGCCCTGGCCGGCCCTGCCGTTGAGCGACGCACCGCGGAAACCTTCCGCAATCTCGATGGCCTTGCCATCCTGATCGACACATCGCGTTCAATCACCGACGGCGGCGGATCGGGCGATGCGCGGCTCGCCGCCATGCAGGCGCTGGAGGCGGCCGGCTCGCGGCAGGCCATGCTCGTGCTCTATGCCGGAGACGCCTACGCGGCGGCGGCCTTCACCGGCGACCGTCAAGTACTGCGCCCGCTCATCATGGGCGAGACCGCCGGCGTCGTGCCGGACGCCGGGAGCAATCCGACCCGTGCGCTGGCGCTCGCCCGCCGCAGCTTTGCTCAGGCGCGCATGCTGGGCGGCGATATCGTGATGGTGACGGATGGCGGCGGCATCGTCGAAGCGACACTGGCGCAGGCGGCCGCGCTCCGCGGGGAGGGCCGTCATGTGCATGTGATCTACGCGCCGGCGCCTCATCCCTCGGATTCCGCGCCGCTGCCCGATCTCAACGCGGCCGCCGATCTCGCCCGCGCCGGTGGCGGGCGCCTTGCCACCGGCAGCGATGCTTCGGCCGTGGCCGAGGCCATTCGCGAAAGCCCGGCCCGCCGGACCGGGCAGGCGGACTATATCGCTCTCGCCTGGACCGATTATGGCCGCTACGCCCTCATCCTCGCGATGCCGGCACTGCTGCTGCTGTTCCGGAGGCGGGCATGA
- a CDS encoding VWA domain-containing protein: MPDLASLAFASPLALLALPLPLLAVVLLRPRAASSAALRVPLSILLNAEGRAPGEWAPEPGRRAFPWLAWAAWVALVVGLAGPQMISASVALPMSGRDLMLVLDVSGSMEAKDFTLDGQPARRLDVVKAVTRDFLRRRAGDRIGLVFFAENAELAAVPTFDIAAIQDVLADTEIGMLGRSTAIGDGLGLALKRLKDSSSASKVVVLLSDGANTAGIVSAQAAAQLARTLGVRVHSIALGSDTTAGEGAGEQVDAAALEDIAATAGGESFRVRTTDDLRTVTAAIDALEPTRIEGAPVAIARELWPYPAGMALLLCLMGFAMGRRT; this comes from the coding sequence ATGCCAGATCTGGCGAGCCTCGCCTTCGCGTCACCGCTCGCTTTGCTTGCCTTGCCGCTCCCGCTTCTTGCGGTGGTCCTGCTGCGGCCTCGCGCTGCATCGTCGGCCGCCTTGCGTGTGCCCCTCTCCATCCTCCTGAACGCGGAGGGGCGCGCGCCGGGCGAGTGGGCGCCGGAGCCGGGCCGCCGCGCTTTTCCCTGGCTGGCCTGGGCGGCATGGGTCGCGCTGGTGGTCGGACTTGCCGGGCCGCAGATGATCTCCGCCAGCGTCGCGCTGCCGATGAGCGGGCGGGATCTCATGCTGGTGCTCGACGTCTCCGGCAGCATGGAGGCCAAGGATTTCACGCTGGACGGGCAGCCTGCGCGCCGGCTCGACGTGGTGAAGGCGGTGACGCGGGATTTCCTGCGCCGGCGCGCGGGCGACCGCATCGGGCTGGTGTTCTTCGCCGAGAACGCGGAGCTCGCCGCCGTGCCGACCTTCGATATCGCCGCCATCCAGGACGTGCTGGCCGATACCGAGATCGGCATGCTCGGCCGCTCCACCGCCATTGGCGACGGGCTCGGCCTCGCCTTGAAGCGGCTGAAGGACTCCTCGTCCGCTTCGAAAGTGGTGGTGCTGCTGTCGGACGGCGCCAACACCGCCGGCATCGTCAGCGCGCAGGCCGCGGCGCAACTTGCCCGGACGCTCGGCGTACGCGTGCACAGCATCGCGCTCGGCAGCGACACCACAGCGGGCGAGGGCGCCGGCGAGCAGGTGGACGCCGCGGCGCTGGAGGATATCGCCGCGACCGCCGGCGGTGAGTCGTTCCGCGTCCGCACCACCGACGATTTGCGCACTGTGACCGCGGCCATCGACGCGCTGGAGCCGACGCGCATCGAGGGCGCGCCGGTCGCCATCGCCCGCGAGCTATGGCCTTATCCGGCCGGGATGGCACTGCTGCTCTGCCTCATGGGCTTCGCCATGGGGCGTCGCACATGA
- a CDS encoding DUF4381 domain-containing protein, whose protein sequence is MATMPDPLDALHAMRLPAPPASSLVEMLALSVAAGALVALLLAGVLALFSAWRQRRAPSRDALRKLDLARRLEPAERVCAHAVALRHYAVATVGADTGHLQGPAWLDRLDHLFATDFFTRGDGMVFGEALYRPLQDTDVDAVETTLCRLLKRRRPR, encoded by the coding sequence ATGGCGACGATGCCTGATCCGCTCGATGCCTTGCACGCGATGCGGCTGCCGGCGCCGCCCGCTTCCTCGCTGGTCGAGATGCTCGCGCTCAGTGTTGCCGCTGGGGCGTTGGTCGCGTTGCTGCTGGCGGGCGTACTCGCGCTGTTCTCGGCGTGGCGGCAACGCCGCGCCCCATCGCGCGATGCCCTGCGCAAGCTCGACTTGGCACGGCGCCTGGAGCCGGCGGAGCGCGTCTGCGCCCACGCCGTCGCGCTCCGCCATTATGCGGTTGCGACCGTGGGGGCGGACACCGGTCACCTGCAGGGCCCGGCCTGGCTCGACCGGCTGGACCACTTGTTCGCGACCGACTTCTTCACCCGTGGCGACGGCATGGTGTTTGGCGAGGCGCTCTACCGGCCGCTCCAAGACACCGATGTCGATGCAGTCGAGACGACGCTTTGCCGGCTATTGAAACGTCGGCGGCCGCGATGA